The sequence AGGACGACGCCGTCAAGGCTGTCTCGCGCGCGATCCGTCGTACCCGTGCGGGTTTGAAGGACCCGAAGCGTCCATCTGGTTCGTTCATCTTCGCCGGGCCGTCCGGTGTGGGTAAAACCGAGCTGTCGAAAGCGCTGGCAGAGTTCCTGTTCGGCGACGAAGACTCCCTGATCCAGATTGACATGGGCGAGTTCCATGACCGCTTCACCGCCTCGCGCCTGTTCGGTGCCCCTCCGGGATACGTCGGCTACGAAGAGGGCGGCCAGCTCACTGAAAAGGTGCGCCGCAAGCCGTTTAGCGTGGTGCTTTTCGACGAGATAGAGAAGGCGCACAAGGAGATTTACAACACCTTGCTGCAGGTGCTCGAAGAAGGCCACCTCACCGACGGCCAAGGCCGCGTGGTGGACTTCAAGAACACCGTGCTCATCTTCACCTCGAACCTGGGTACCTCCGACATCTCCAAGGCTGTGGGCCTGGGCTTCAGCGGCAATTCCGCCACCGACTCGGACGCGCAGTACGAGCGCATGAAGAATAAGGTGCATGATGAGCTGAAGAAGCACTTCCGGCCAGAATTCTTGAACCGTATCGACGAGATCGTGGTGTTCCACCAGCTCACCCAGGAGCAGATCGTTGAAATGGTCGAGCTGCTCATCGCGCGCGTCGAAAAGGCTCTGGAAGCCCAAGACATGGGAATTGAGCTGACCGATAAGGCCAAGAACCTGCTTGCACAACGCGGTTTTGACCCAGTATTGGGGGCGCGCCCGCTGCGCCGCACCATCCAGCGGGAGATCGAAGACGTGATGAGCGAGAAGATCCTCTTCGGCGAGATCGGTGCCGGCGAGATCATCACGGTTGACGTGGAGAACTGGGACGGCGAGTCCAAAAACACGGAGGAAGCCGCATTCACCTTCACCCCACGCCCGAAGCCACTTCCGGAGGACACCTTCACCGAGGAAGAAGCCGAGGAGGTTCGCGAAGTGGAAAACCCGGTAGAGCCGGAGGCAGACAATGTCACCCCGGACGTACCGGAGTCTGATCCAGTACTGCGTGACGACGAGCCCGGTGGCGGCCCGGCAGCTGGCCCTGCCGGCGCGGGCCAACCACTCTAAAACTGGCACTCTAAAGCCGTGGTCCAGCTGGCAGTGCGAAGGTGTCAACGCCTGCCAGCACAGTGAAAGTGGTGCAGATTACATTCGCGGGCAAGGTCTAGAAATGTCACTAGGTCGGTGTTAAGGTTAACAACACGTTGACCAATAGGGTTGTTACTCTGATCGTCGAAAAGCGACACTGCGCGCAAGCTCGGCGAATGAGGCAAGACCTGGGGTACGGCACAAAGCCGTGCACCCAGGTCATTTCGCTTTTCAGGGCCACAGCCCACATGTGAAGAAAGGAGCGACGATGTCGAAGATCACACTCACCGACCAGGCAACCGACATCCTGGAAGGTATCGGCGGTGCCGACAATATCGCATCGTTTACCCACTGCGCCACCCGGCTGCGTTTCGAACTGCGCGATCAATCCCTCGTGGATAAGGATCGGCTGGAAGCCAACCCGAAGGTCATGGGCGCTGTGCCCCAAGGCACCAACAATTATCAAGTCATCATCGGCGGCGACGTGGCCACCGTGTACAACGAAATACAAAGACTGCCTGAAATGCGCAACTGCACCGCAGGAGGCGGAAACAAATCCGACGCCGACATCAAAGCAGAGGCGCGCTCAAAGACCCGCGGCAAATACTCGTGGCTGGACAGTTTCTTCGAGTACCTCTCGGATTCCTTCCGCCCACTGTTAGGCGTATTGCTTGGTGCTTCGCTGATCATTGCGTTTACAGCCGTGATGGAGGCGTTCGGTGTCGTCGATACGCGTGCCGACGACAAAGCCGCCGGCTGGGTGTTCATTGATGCAATGTGGCGCTCCGTGTTCTACTTCCTGCCAGTATTCGTGGCGTACAACGCGGGCAAGAAACTCAACATTGACGCGTGGGTACCGGCCACGGTGATCTTTGCGCTGATGACACCGAATTTCATCGACCTGAAAGACCATCCGGACGCCGTCGCCACCGTCAATGAAGCACTAGGTACTGAGGTGTACTCCGTCGACATCTTCGGTCTGCCACTGCTGCTCAATGACTATGGCGGCAACGTGTTCGTCCCGCTGATCATGGCACCTGTGGCCGCCCTGGTGTACAAAGGCCTGCAGAAGGTGATTCCAAGTTCGGTCCACATGGTGTTCGTGCCATTTCTCACGCTGGTGATTGTGATCCCGCTGACCGCGTTTGTGATCGGCCCGTTTGGCATTTGGCTGGGCAATATCATTGGTGTGGGCTTGGCCTGGTTGAATGGTAACGCACCTTTCGTTTTTGCCATCCTGATCCCAATGCTCTACCCATTCCTGGTCCCACTGGGCTTGCACTGGCCACTCAACGCCCTGATGCTAGTAAACATCAACACGCTGGGCTATGACTTCATTCAAGGCCCCATGGGTGTGTGGAATTTCGCTTGCTTCGGCGCCACCGCTGGTGTGCTCATCCTGTCTATGCGTGACCGCGACCCCGCGATGCGCCAGACCGCCGGTGGCGCGCTGGCCGCAGGCCTGTTTGGCAGTATTTCGGAGCCTTCGCTCTACGGTATCCACCTGCGTTATAAGAAGATTTACCCACGCATGCTGGTCGGTTGCTTCCTGGGTGGTGTGACTATCGCCGTATTGTCCGCCGGCGCAGGCGGTGTGACCACCAAGGCGTTCGTGTTCACCTCGCTGCTGACCACGGTTGTGTTCAGCCCGATAGTGCCGTATCTCATCGCGATCGCTGTGGCTTTCTTCGTGCCGCTGCTGATCATCGTCGCCACCGACTACCGCACCCCCGAGGAGAAGGAAGAAGCACTCGCGCGGGCCCGTGCTGCCCGTGAGACCGAGGTTGAGGAATCGCCAGTGCTTAACGACGAAACCCCTGCCGAACCTGCAGCGCAGTCTGCAGCGCCTGCAGCGCCTACTGCAACCACTACGATTGCAGCACCGATTTCGGGCGAGTTCGTCGCTATGGCGGACTTGGAGGATGCTGCATTCGCGTCGGGAGCGCTTGGCGAGGCGATCGGTATTGTTCCGGATGGTGGTGGTCAGTCATCCGAGGCTGCGGATGGTGGTGGTCAGTCATCCGAGCTTGCGGATGGGCATGGTCAGTCATCCGAGCTTGCGAGGATGACTGTCGTCGCCCCGGTGTCCGGCACAGTGATCTCGGTGGTGAAGACGAAGCACGCCTACGGCCTCAAAACGGATGATGGCGTGGAGATTCTGGTGCATATCGGCATCGACACCGTGAAGATGAAGGGTGAAGGTTTCACTCCGGCGGTGGAGAAGAAACAGTACGTCACCGCTGGCGATCCACTTGCAACCGTTGATTTCAACGCAGTAGAAACCGCTGGTTTTGACACTACTGTGGTCATGACCGTGGTTAACTCGAAGAGTTTGACGGCGGTGGAAGCCACAGGTTCCGGCACGGTTGTTGCCGGTGATCCCGTGATCAGCGTGGATAAATAGGGCGAACTGCAAGGAGAACGGGATGCATATTCTGCGCGTGTTCAACAACAATGTGGTGCTGGCGAAAGACGTGGCACAGCACCGTGTGGCTAGCGCCGATGGGGAGGTCATCCTTACTGGGCGTGGCATCGGGTTCGGTGCGCGCACTGGTGATGTGGTTGATCTCGCGCGCGTGCAGAAAGTATTTGTGCCTGCCGACGGCCGCGATCCGGACCATTTGGGCGAGATGCTCGCGATGGTTCCGGAGGTGGCGATCTCCGCGATCATTGAGGCGCTTGCCGCCATCGATGCGCCCGTCGAGCTGCGCGAGAAGGTCACCCTGGTCACAGCTTTGGCGGACCACTTGCATGGTGCGATTGAGCGCCAGCGTTTCGAGCATGATTTCACCTACCCGCTGGAAGCGGAGGTGCGCCACTTGTACCCGGTGGAGCTTGATTTGGCCCAGCGGCTGCTGGCCCATATTAATCAGAACCAGAGCCTGAATTCTGCTTTGAACTTGCAGCGCCCTTTGCCGGATTCTGAGGCGATCGCGTTTGCGTTGCATTTCGTCAACGCTGGTTTTACCGCTGGCGATTTGTCCCATACGTATGCGATGACGGGTGTGATCCAGCAAATCTTGAGCGTGATTGGTGCCTTTTATGGCGTTGAGCTGGAGCAGTCGTCGATAGCTGCGGCCCGTTTTATTACCCACATGCGTTACTTATTCACCAGGTTGGCCAGTGGCGAACAGTTGGCCGGGCTGGCGAATCCTCTGACAGATCAAATCATGGCGACCTATCCGCGCGCGTTGCAGTGCGCCCAGCAGGTGGCCACCATCGTCGAGTTGCGCTTTGATGCGGATCTTAACGACGAAGAGATTGCCTATCTCACCCTCCATATCGAGCGTCTTGGCGCTCAACGAAAGGAAGCGTAAATCATGAGTACTCGCACCATCATCCACGGGGTTGGTGTTTCGGCCGGCACCACGTTTGGCCCGGCTGTGATCATCAGCCCGGCGGCAGGCGTCGATAGTAATGAGCCTGCATGTACCGACCCGGAGGCGGATACCGCCCGAATCAAGGACGTATTGCAGCAGGTTGCTGACGGTTTGAGCGCGCGTGCCGACGACGCCCCCGAGACTTCGAAAGCTATTGTGCAGGCCACCGCTGGCCTGGCAACTGACCGGGGTTTGTTACGTACTGTGACCAAGGAGTTGAAGAAGGGCTCTGGTGTTACCCGGGCGGTGCATGACGCGGTGGAGAACTTTGCCGCGAAGCTGCGCAAGCTGGGCGGCTACATGGCCGAGCGCGTGACTGACTTGTATGACGTGCGTGACCGTGCCATTGCCCGTTTGCGTGGGTTGGAAGAGCCGGGCGTGC comes from Corynebacterium cystitidis and encodes:
- a CDS encoding PRD domain-containing protein — translated: MHILRVFNNNVVLAKDVAQHRVASADGEVILTGRGIGFGARTGDVVDLARVQKVFVPADGRDPDHLGEMLAMVPEVAISAIIEALAAIDAPVELREKVTLVTALADHLHGAIERQRFEHDFTYPLEAEVRHLYPVELDLAQRLLAHINQNQSLNSALNLQRPLPDSEAIAFALHFVNAGFTAGDLSHTYAMTGVIQQILSVIGAFYGVELEQSSIAAARFITHMRYLFTRLASGEQLAGLANPLTDQIMATYPRALQCAQQVATIVELRFDADLNDEEIAYLTLHIERLGAQRKEA
- a CDS encoding PTS glucose transporter subunit IIA, which encodes MSKITLTDQATDILEGIGGADNIASFTHCATRLRFELRDQSLVDKDRLEANPKVMGAVPQGTNNYQVIIGGDVATVYNEIQRLPEMRNCTAGGGNKSDADIKAEARSKTRGKYSWLDSFFEYLSDSFRPLLGVLLGASLIIAFTAVMEAFGVVDTRADDKAAGWVFIDAMWRSVFYFLPVFVAYNAGKKLNIDAWVPATVIFALMTPNFIDLKDHPDAVATVNEALGTEVYSVDIFGLPLLLNDYGGNVFVPLIMAPVAALVYKGLQKVIPSSVHMVFVPFLTLVIVIPLTAFVIGPFGIWLGNIIGVGLAWLNGNAPFVFAILIPMLYPFLVPLGLHWPLNALMLVNINTLGYDFIQGPMGVWNFACFGATAGVLILSMRDRDPAMRQTAGGALAAGLFGSISEPSLYGIHLRYKKIYPRMLVGCFLGGVTIAVLSAGAGGVTTKAFVFTSLLTTVVFSPIVPYLIAIAVAFFVPLLIIVATDYRTPEEKEEALARARAARETEVEESPVLNDETPAEPAAQSAAPAAPTATTTIAAPISGEFVAMADLEDAAFASGALGEAIGIVPDGGGQSSEAADGGGQSSELADGHGQSSELARMTVVAPVSGTVISVVKTKHAYGLKTDDGVEILVHIGIDTVKMKGEGFTPAVEKKQYVTAGDPLATVDFNAVETAGFDTTVVMTVVNSKSLTAVEATGSGTVVAGDPVISVDK